The following proteins are encoded in a genomic region of Takifugu rubripes chromosome 21, fTakRub1.2, whole genome shotgun sequence:
- the LOC105418038 gene encoding myosin-1 isoform X1 has translation MADRDHDGTRKDTEELLYSDLSNTRSLFLPGRPPVKPAPSVLRGIDACVAQLQLQKPKGFPKASDCSDLASLRWNSFLSKDTGLGSTSQINDTPLSFLDLMPTPKRDNTSDDPVTEGPEKTSDTGTRHQEERESQREQIVWRLKRLLGDACDGAQITVESQPPSESICTEDFLGRFRDEMVDVTLLEDKLQQQKTDQERHKEKRQNLLSVGGKGATASGKSTRTEEDPQYCQKDHVCCNTEAVMGNESLQQNKLSSKIKTLAGVPMQSFDSVSIDSELDSVCTVQVRQYINGQSGWRSLLESDQVRDHYLNQNHCDTINQDENEAHTLSGWGSFGNGRIRGQCSKRETCRPDKTVEKMQSDWFKMKNNLVALQQKCKKEEETLKSKKIQIKHAELSLSELQKRRKHGLQELARLAAEKAVMGKEKNSLEFVLKESRCRQHELQRQGESSISEHSVVMSVLEREEMDRQLDCAKTDLFAEQRRSREKLESMQDKLEETCEHLQIVTDSEGLLRTRCACLEEKQKQDKEKIEAAEILVNKLQGELGECTMKKDTLERTLAQKELQLLEFQEQQRALHAERDGLRGALQLLKSQHSCVVKDAQEQTQRMVQKEEETTKLRDSLEQQKQEAKRREAELLAGASEHVKEAIEEERRTCEAEKVEAVQLHCGILEEEFRKRLGNMRSEIQRERSGALALQQEVAELKTRVQEMKRDSCARQREQESLLAAVCQTLKEEHEAKYQRLQKDVTQETQKVVLQLEVAQKETECLRRMLEEQESSCNQINAGLEQQIQQWARDLQAEYQNLHALLDRGAEERSSVQLPVGSTVPEALANLRIVREELKNVLGHLQRQLESQKQASECLRIRMEQEVRLQVKHLRTERDRALKSVKERLIQEHIEELSSLKWAHLSDGGAEGGAAASLRKQLQAKDMELRQVQRRMAQWKAQTAARLAFRFEEELTAELERCKTKLLRGRKTSEPDEKMMSGQDKDQMATVCSSAPPLTASSCSSDVASLKLLRYLQDKVKQLRVENQAFGWSSSSATAVSSHLSGADPATASDQRTRTRWDSQPRSIRTAPS, from the exons ATGGCTGACCGAGACCACGACGGGACCCGGAAGGACACAGAAGAGCTGCTCTACTCTG ATCTAAGTAACACCAGGAGCCTTTTTCTACCAGGACGTCCACCAGTCAAACCAGCCCCCTCTGTCCTCCGTGGCATTGATGCTTGTGTAGCTCAGCTGCAG CTCCAGAAACCAAAGGGATTTCCTAAAGCGTCCGACTGTAGCGATTTGG CTTCTCTGAGGTGGAATTCATTTCTGAGCAAAGATACGGGTCTCGGAAGTACAAGTCAGATAAATGACACTCCCTTGTCTTTTCTTGATTTGATGCCTACGCCAAAGAGAGACAATACATCAG ATGATCCTGTAACTGAAGGACCTGAAAAGACGTCAGACACAGGGACAAGACACCAGGAGGAGCGCGAGAGTCAGAGGGAGCAGATCGTCTGGAGGCTCAAGAGGCTGCTTGGAGATGCGTGTGATGGTGCACAAATAACCGTAGAATCCCAGCCGCCCTCAGAAAGCATCTGCACCGAGGACTTTCTCGGACGGTTCCGGGATGAGATGGTTGATGTAACATTGCTGGaggataaactgcagcaacaaAAGACTGACCAAGAGCGGCATAAAGAAAAGAGGCAGAATCTCCTCAGTGTTGGTGGAAAAGGAGCAACGGCATCTGGGAAAAGCACTAGAACTGAAGAGGATCCTCAGTATTGCCAGAAGGATCATG tgTGCTGCAACACCGAAGCCGTAATGGGAAATGAAAGCCTGCAGCAGAACAAGCTCTCTTCAAAGATCAAGACTTTAGCAG gAGTACCTATGCAGAGTTTTGACTCTGTGTCCATTGACAGTGAGTTGGACTCAGTTTGCACAGTGCAAGTCAGGCAGTATATCAACGGGCAGTCCG GGTGGCGCTCTCTCCTTGAGTCTGATCAGGTCAGGGATCAttacctgaaccagaaccactGTGATACAATCAATCAGGATGAAAATGAGGCTCACACCCTGTCAG GTTGGGGATCTTTTGGAAACGGACGGATCAGAGGTCAGTGCAGCAAGAGAGAAACCTGCAG GCCTGACAAGACAGTGGAAAAGATGCAGTCTGATTGGTTCAAGATGAAAAATAACCTTGTGGCGCTCCAGCAA AAGtgcaagaaagaagaggagacgcTGAAGTCCAAAAAGATTCAGATAAAACATGCTGAGCTCTCCCTCTCTGaacttcaaaagagaagaaag CATGGTTTGCAAGAATTAGCACGACTGGCTGCAGAGAAAGCTGTGATGGGGAAGGAGAAAAACTCTCTGGAGTTTGTTCTGAAAGAGAGCAG ATGCCGGCAGCACGAGCTGCAGAGGCAGGGGGAATCGTCTATTTCGGAG CACAGTGTGGTCATGTCAgtgctggagagggaggagatggacaGACAGCTGGACTGTGCCAAAACAGATCTTTTTGCCGAGCAGCGTCGTTCCAGAGAGAAGCTCGAGTCCATGCAAGAC aagctggaggagacctgTGAGCACCTTCAGATTGTCACAGACTCTGAGGGTTTGCTGAGGACCAGGTGtgcctgtttggaggagaaacaaAAGCAGGACAAGGAAAAGATTGAG GCAGCAGAGATTCTTGTAAACAAGCTGCAGGGTGAACTGGGAGAATGCACCATGAAGAAGGACACTCTGGAGAGGACACTGGCccagaaggagctgcagctcttagAGTTCCAGGAGCAGCAACGAGCTCTGCACGCAGAAAGAGACGGCCTGAGGGGGGCGCTACAACTGCTGAAAAGTCAGCACAGCTGTGTAGTGAAAGATGCACAGGAGCAAACCCAGAGAATGGTG caaaaagaagaagagacaaCAAAGCTCAGAGAttctctggagcagcagaaacaggaggCAAAGAGACGTGAAGCGGAGCTGCTGGCAGGAGCCTCCGAACAT GTGAAGGAGGCAATagaggaggagcggaggacGTGCGAGGCGGAAAAAGTGGAAGCTGTGcagttgcattgtgggatactgGAAGAAGAGTTCAGAAAAAGACTGGGAAACATGAGAAGTGAGATTCAGCGCGAGAGGAGTGGAGCACTCGccctgcaacaggaagtggcggagTTGAAAACA AGAGTGCAGGAGATGAAGCGCGACAGCTGTGCTCGGCAGAGGGAGCAGGAGTCCTTGCTGGCGGCCGTTTGCCAAACACTGAAAGAGGAGCACGAGGCCAAGTACCAGAGGTTGCAGAAAGACGTGACTCAG GAAACACAGAAGgtggtgctgcagctggaagtggcacagaaagagacagagtgCCTCCGGAGGATGCTAGAAGAACAAGAGAGCAGCTGCAACCAAATTAACgctgggctggagcagcagatccagcagtGGGCCCGGGATCTGCAGGCAGAGTACCAGAACCTGCATGCCTTATTGGATCGGGGTGCAGAGGAACGCAGCTCTGTGCAGCTGCCTGTCGG tTCTACAGTACCGGAAGCACTTGCAAACCTGAGAATAgtcagagaggagctgaagaacgtGCTGGGTCATCTGCAGCGTCAGCTTGAGTCTCAGAAACAAGCCTCAGAGTGTCTGAGAATACGGATG GAACAAGAAGTGAGGCTCCAGGTGAAGCAtctgaggacagagagagaccgGGCCTTGAAGTCTGTGAAGGAGCGCCTCATCCAG GAGCACATAGAGGAATTAAGCAGCTTGAAATGGGCTCATttaagtgatggaggagctgaaggaggagcagcagcctctctTCGCAAAcagctgcaggccaaagacatgGAGCTCCGGCAGGTCCAGAGGAGAATGGCTCAGTGGAAGGCTCAGACTGCAGCTCGCCTGGCGTTCAGGTTTGAGGAGGAGCTGACGGCTGAGTTGGAGAG GTGCAAGACAAAGTTGTTAAGAGGCAG AAAAACATCAGAACCTGATGAGAAGATGATGTCTGGACAGGATAAAGACCAGATG GCCACAGTTTgctcctccgctcctcctctcactgcgtcctcctgctcctccgaTGTGGCTTCACTCAAGCTCCTGCGTTACCTCCAGGACAAAGTCAAGCAGCTACGTGTAGAAAACCAGGCCTTCGGCTGGAGCTCGTCATCTGCAACCGCAGTCTCCTCCCATTTATCAGGAGCTGATCCTGCAACAGCGA GTGACCAAAGGACGAGGACCCGCTGGGATTCACAGCCCCGATCAATCAGGACAGCCCCAAGTTAA
- the LOC105418038 gene encoding myosin-2 isoform X2, producing MADRDHDGTRKDTEELLYSDLSNTRSLFLPGRPPVKPAPSVLRGIDACVAQLQLQKPKGFPKASDCSDLASLRWNSFLSKDTGLGSTSQINDTPLSFLDLMPTPKRDNTSDDPVTEGPEKTSDTGTRHQEERESQREQIVWRLKRLLGDACDGAQITVESQPPSESICTEDFLGRFRDEMVDVTLLEDKLQQQKTDQERHKEKRQNLLSVGGKGATASGKSTRTEEDPQYCQKDHVCCNTEAVMGNESLQQNKLSSKIKTLAGVPMQSFDSVSIDSELDSVCTVQVRQYINGQSGWRSLLESDQVRDHYLNQNHCDTINQDENEAHTLSGWGSFGNGRIRGQCSKRETCRPDKTVEKMQSDWFKMKNNLVALQQKCKKEEETLKSKKIQIKHAELSLSELQKRRKHGLQELARLAAEKAVMGKEKNSLEFVLKESRCRQHELQRQGESSISEHSVVMSVLEREEMDRQLDCAKTDLFAEQRRSREKLESMQDKLEETCEHLQIVTDSEGLLRTRCACLEEKQKQDKEKIEAAEILVNKLQGELGECTMKKDTLERTLAQKELQLLEFQEQQRALHAERDGLRGALQLLKSQHSCVVKDAQEQTQRMQKEEETTKLRDSLEQQKQEAKRREAELLAGASEHVKEAIEEERRTCEAEKVEAVQLHCGILEEEFRKRLGNMRSEIQRERSGALALQQEVAELKTRVQEMKRDSCARQREQESLLAAVCQTLKEEHEAKYQRLQKDVTQETQKVVLQLEVAQKETECLRRMLEEQESSCNQINAGLEQQIQQWARDLQAEYQNLHALLDRGAEERSSVQLPVGSTVPEALANLRIVREELKNVLGHLQRQLESQKQASECLRIRMEQEVRLQVKHLRTERDRALKSVKERLIQEHIEELSSLKWAHLSDGGAEGGAAASLRKQLQAKDMELRQVQRRMAQWKAQTAARLAFRFEEELTAELERCKTKLLRGRKTSEPDEKMMSGQDKDQMATVCSSAPPLTASSCSSDVASLKLLRYLQDKVKQLRVENQAFGWSSSSATAVSSHLSGADPATASDQRTRTRWDSQPRSIRTAPS from the exons ATGGCTGACCGAGACCACGACGGGACCCGGAAGGACACAGAAGAGCTGCTCTACTCTG ATCTAAGTAACACCAGGAGCCTTTTTCTACCAGGACGTCCACCAGTCAAACCAGCCCCCTCTGTCCTCCGTGGCATTGATGCTTGTGTAGCTCAGCTGCAG CTCCAGAAACCAAAGGGATTTCCTAAAGCGTCCGACTGTAGCGATTTGG CTTCTCTGAGGTGGAATTCATTTCTGAGCAAAGATACGGGTCTCGGAAGTACAAGTCAGATAAATGACACTCCCTTGTCTTTTCTTGATTTGATGCCTACGCCAAAGAGAGACAATACATCAG ATGATCCTGTAACTGAAGGACCTGAAAAGACGTCAGACACAGGGACAAGACACCAGGAGGAGCGCGAGAGTCAGAGGGAGCAGATCGTCTGGAGGCTCAAGAGGCTGCTTGGAGATGCGTGTGATGGTGCACAAATAACCGTAGAATCCCAGCCGCCCTCAGAAAGCATCTGCACCGAGGACTTTCTCGGACGGTTCCGGGATGAGATGGTTGATGTAACATTGCTGGaggataaactgcagcaacaaAAGACTGACCAAGAGCGGCATAAAGAAAAGAGGCAGAATCTCCTCAGTGTTGGTGGAAAAGGAGCAACGGCATCTGGGAAAAGCACTAGAACTGAAGAGGATCCTCAGTATTGCCAGAAGGATCATG tgTGCTGCAACACCGAAGCCGTAATGGGAAATGAAAGCCTGCAGCAGAACAAGCTCTCTTCAAAGATCAAGACTTTAGCAG gAGTACCTATGCAGAGTTTTGACTCTGTGTCCATTGACAGTGAGTTGGACTCAGTTTGCACAGTGCAAGTCAGGCAGTATATCAACGGGCAGTCCG GGTGGCGCTCTCTCCTTGAGTCTGATCAGGTCAGGGATCAttacctgaaccagaaccactGTGATACAATCAATCAGGATGAAAATGAGGCTCACACCCTGTCAG GTTGGGGATCTTTTGGAAACGGACGGATCAGAGGTCAGTGCAGCAAGAGAGAAACCTGCAG GCCTGACAAGACAGTGGAAAAGATGCAGTCTGATTGGTTCAAGATGAAAAATAACCTTGTGGCGCTCCAGCAA AAGtgcaagaaagaagaggagacgcTGAAGTCCAAAAAGATTCAGATAAAACATGCTGAGCTCTCCCTCTCTGaacttcaaaagagaagaaag CATGGTTTGCAAGAATTAGCACGACTGGCTGCAGAGAAAGCTGTGATGGGGAAGGAGAAAAACTCTCTGGAGTTTGTTCTGAAAGAGAGCAG ATGCCGGCAGCACGAGCTGCAGAGGCAGGGGGAATCGTCTATTTCGGAG CACAGTGTGGTCATGTCAgtgctggagagggaggagatggacaGACAGCTGGACTGTGCCAAAACAGATCTTTTTGCCGAGCAGCGTCGTTCCAGAGAGAAGCTCGAGTCCATGCAAGAC aagctggaggagacctgTGAGCACCTTCAGATTGTCACAGACTCTGAGGGTTTGCTGAGGACCAGGTGtgcctgtttggaggagaaacaaAAGCAGGACAAGGAAAAGATTGAG GCAGCAGAGATTCTTGTAAACAAGCTGCAGGGTGAACTGGGAGAATGCACCATGAAGAAGGACACTCTGGAGAGGACACTGGCccagaaggagctgcagctcttagAGTTCCAGGAGCAGCAACGAGCTCTGCACGCAGAAAGAGACGGCCTGAGGGGGGCGCTACAACTGCTGAAAAGTCAGCACAGCTGTGTAGTGAAAGATGCACAGGAGCAAACCCAGAGAATG caaaaagaagaagagacaaCAAAGCTCAGAGAttctctggagcagcagaaacaggaggCAAAGAGACGTGAAGCGGAGCTGCTGGCAGGAGCCTCCGAACAT GTGAAGGAGGCAATagaggaggagcggaggacGTGCGAGGCGGAAAAAGTGGAAGCTGTGcagttgcattgtgggatactgGAAGAAGAGTTCAGAAAAAGACTGGGAAACATGAGAAGTGAGATTCAGCGCGAGAGGAGTGGAGCACTCGccctgcaacaggaagtggcggagTTGAAAACA AGAGTGCAGGAGATGAAGCGCGACAGCTGTGCTCGGCAGAGGGAGCAGGAGTCCTTGCTGGCGGCCGTTTGCCAAACACTGAAAGAGGAGCACGAGGCCAAGTACCAGAGGTTGCAGAAAGACGTGACTCAG GAAACACAGAAGgtggtgctgcagctggaagtggcacagaaagagacagagtgCCTCCGGAGGATGCTAGAAGAACAAGAGAGCAGCTGCAACCAAATTAACgctgggctggagcagcagatccagcagtGGGCCCGGGATCTGCAGGCAGAGTACCAGAACCTGCATGCCTTATTGGATCGGGGTGCAGAGGAACGCAGCTCTGTGCAGCTGCCTGTCGG tTCTACAGTACCGGAAGCACTTGCAAACCTGAGAATAgtcagagaggagctgaagaacgtGCTGGGTCATCTGCAGCGTCAGCTTGAGTCTCAGAAACAAGCCTCAGAGTGTCTGAGAATACGGATG GAACAAGAAGTGAGGCTCCAGGTGAAGCAtctgaggacagagagagaccgGGCCTTGAAGTCTGTGAAGGAGCGCCTCATCCAG GAGCACATAGAGGAATTAAGCAGCTTGAAATGGGCTCATttaagtgatggaggagctgaaggaggagcagcagcctctctTCGCAAAcagctgcaggccaaagacatgGAGCTCCGGCAGGTCCAGAGGAGAATGGCTCAGTGGAAGGCTCAGACTGCAGCTCGCCTGGCGTTCAGGTTTGAGGAGGAGCTGACGGCTGAGTTGGAGAG GTGCAAGACAAAGTTGTTAAGAGGCAG AAAAACATCAGAACCTGATGAGAAGATGATGTCTGGACAGGATAAAGACCAGATG GCCACAGTTTgctcctccgctcctcctctcactgcgtcctcctgctcctccgaTGTGGCTTCACTCAAGCTCCTGCGTTACCTCCAGGACAAAGTCAAGCAGCTACGTGTAGAAAACCAGGCCTTCGGCTGGAGCTCGTCATCTGCAACCGCAGTCTCCTCCCATTTATCAGGAGCTGATCCTGCAACAGCGA GTGACCAAAGGACGAGGACCCGCTGGGATTCACAGCCCCGATCAATCAGGACAGCCCCAAGTTAA
- the LOC105418038 gene encoding myosin-2 isoform X3: MADRDHDGTRKDTEELLYSDLSNTRSLFLPGRPPVKPAPSVLRGIDACVAQLQLQKPKGFPKASDCSDLASLRWNSFLSKDTGLGSTSQINDTPLSFLDLMPTPKRDNTSDDPVTEGPEKTSDTGTRHQEERESQREQIVWRLKRLLGDACDGAQITVESQPPSESICTEDFLGRFRDEMVDVTLLEDKLQQQKTDQERHKEKRQNLLSVGGKGATASGKSTRTEEDPQYCQKDHVCCNTEAVMGNESLQQNKLSSKIKTLAGVPMQSFDSVSIDSELDSVCTVQVRQYINGQSGWRSLLESDQVRDHYLNQNHCDTINQDENEAHTLSGWGSFGNGRIRGQCSKRETCRPDKTVEKMQSDWFKMKNNLVALQQKCKKEEETLKSKKIQIKHAELSLSELQKRRKHGLQELARLAAEKAVMGKEKNSLEFVLKESRCRQHELQRQGESSISEHSVVMSVLEREEMDRQLDCAKTDLFAEQRRSREKLESMQDKLEETCEHLQIVTDSEGLLRTRCACLEEKQKQDKEKIEAAEILVNKLQGELGECTMKKDTLERTLAQKELQLLEFQEQQRALHAERDGLRGALQLLKSQHSCVVKDAQEQTQRMVQKEEETTKLRDSLEQQKQEAKRREAELLAGASEHVKEAIEEERRTCEAEKVEAVQLHCGILEEEFRKRLGNMRSEIQRERSGALALQQEVAELKTRVQEMKRDSCARQREQESLLAAVCQTLKEEHEAKYQRLQKDVTQETQKVVLQLEVAQKETECLRRMLEEQESSCNQINAGLEQQIQQWARDLQAEYQNLHALLDRGAEERSSVQLPVGSTVPEALANLRIVREELKNVLGHLQRQLESQKQASECLRIRMEQEVRLQVKHLRTERDRALKSVKERLIQEHIEELSSLKWAHLSDGGAEGGAAASLRKQLQAKDMELRQVQRRMAQWKAQTAARLAFRFEEELTAELERKTSEPDEKMMSGQDKDQMATVCSSAPPLTASSCSSDVASLKLLRYLQDKVKQLRVENQAFGWSSSSATAVSSHLSGADPATASDQRTRTRWDSQPRSIRTAPS, translated from the exons ATGGCTGACCGAGACCACGACGGGACCCGGAAGGACACAGAAGAGCTGCTCTACTCTG ATCTAAGTAACACCAGGAGCCTTTTTCTACCAGGACGTCCACCAGTCAAACCAGCCCCCTCTGTCCTCCGTGGCATTGATGCTTGTGTAGCTCAGCTGCAG CTCCAGAAACCAAAGGGATTTCCTAAAGCGTCCGACTGTAGCGATTTGG CTTCTCTGAGGTGGAATTCATTTCTGAGCAAAGATACGGGTCTCGGAAGTACAAGTCAGATAAATGACACTCCCTTGTCTTTTCTTGATTTGATGCCTACGCCAAAGAGAGACAATACATCAG ATGATCCTGTAACTGAAGGACCTGAAAAGACGTCAGACACAGGGACAAGACACCAGGAGGAGCGCGAGAGTCAGAGGGAGCAGATCGTCTGGAGGCTCAAGAGGCTGCTTGGAGATGCGTGTGATGGTGCACAAATAACCGTAGAATCCCAGCCGCCCTCAGAAAGCATCTGCACCGAGGACTTTCTCGGACGGTTCCGGGATGAGATGGTTGATGTAACATTGCTGGaggataaactgcagcaacaaAAGACTGACCAAGAGCGGCATAAAGAAAAGAGGCAGAATCTCCTCAGTGTTGGTGGAAAAGGAGCAACGGCATCTGGGAAAAGCACTAGAACTGAAGAGGATCCTCAGTATTGCCAGAAGGATCATG tgTGCTGCAACACCGAAGCCGTAATGGGAAATGAAAGCCTGCAGCAGAACAAGCTCTCTTCAAAGATCAAGACTTTAGCAG gAGTACCTATGCAGAGTTTTGACTCTGTGTCCATTGACAGTGAGTTGGACTCAGTTTGCACAGTGCAAGTCAGGCAGTATATCAACGGGCAGTCCG GGTGGCGCTCTCTCCTTGAGTCTGATCAGGTCAGGGATCAttacctgaaccagaaccactGTGATACAATCAATCAGGATGAAAATGAGGCTCACACCCTGTCAG GTTGGGGATCTTTTGGAAACGGACGGATCAGAGGTCAGTGCAGCAAGAGAGAAACCTGCAG GCCTGACAAGACAGTGGAAAAGATGCAGTCTGATTGGTTCAAGATGAAAAATAACCTTGTGGCGCTCCAGCAA AAGtgcaagaaagaagaggagacgcTGAAGTCCAAAAAGATTCAGATAAAACATGCTGAGCTCTCCCTCTCTGaacttcaaaagagaagaaag CATGGTTTGCAAGAATTAGCACGACTGGCTGCAGAGAAAGCTGTGATGGGGAAGGAGAAAAACTCTCTGGAGTTTGTTCTGAAAGAGAGCAG ATGCCGGCAGCACGAGCTGCAGAGGCAGGGGGAATCGTCTATTTCGGAG CACAGTGTGGTCATGTCAgtgctggagagggaggagatggacaGACAGCTGGACTGTGCCAAAACAGATCTTTTTGCCGAGCAGCGTCGTTCCAGAGAGAAGCTCGAGTCCATGCAAGAC aagctggaggagacctgTGAGCACCTTCAGATTGTCACAGACTCTGAGGGTTTGCTGAGGACCAGGTGtgcctgtttggaggagaaacaaAAGCAGGACAAGGAAAAGATTGAG GCAGCAGAGATTCTTGTAAACAAGCTGCAGGGTGAACTGGGAGAATGCACCATGAAGAAGGACACTCTGGAGAGGACACTGGCccagaaggagctgcagctcttagAGTTCCAGGAGCAGCAACGAGCTCTGCACGCAGAAAGAGACGGCCTGAGGGGGGCGCTACAACTGCTGAAAAGTCAGCACAGCTGTGTAGTGAAAGATGCACAGGAGCAAACCCAGAGAATGGTG caaaaagaagaagagacaaCAAAGCTCAGAGAttctctggagcagcagaaacaggaggCAAAGAGACGTGAAGCGGAGCTGCTGGCAGGAGCCTCCGAACAT GTGAAGGAGGCAATagaggaggagcggaggacGTGCGAGGCGGAAAAAGTGGAAGCTGTGcagttgcattgtgggatactgGAAGAAGAGTTCAGAAAAAGACTGGGAAACATGAGAAGTGAGATTCAGCGCGAGAGGAGTGGAGCACTCGccctgcaacaggaagtggcggagTTGAAAACA AGAGTGCAGGAGATGAAGCGCGACAGCTGTGCTCGGCAGAGGGAGCAGGAGTCCTTGCTGGCGGCCGTTTGCCAAACACTGAAAGAGGAGCACGAGGCCAAGTACCAGAGGTTGCAGAAAGACGTGACTCAG GAAACACAGAAGgtggtgctgcagctggaagtggcacagaaagagacagagtgCCTCCGGAGGATGCTAGAAGAACAAGAGAGCAGCTGCAACCAAATTAACgctgggctggagcagcagatccagcagtGGGCCCGGGATCTGCAGGCAGAGTACCAGAACCTGCATGCCTTATTGGATCGGGGTGCAGAGGAACGCAGCTCTGTGCAGCTGCCTGTCGG tTCTACAGTACCGGAAGCACTTGCAAACCTGAGAATAgtcagagaggagctgaagaacgtGCTGGGTCATCTGCAGCGTCAGCTTGAGTCTCAGAAACAAGCCTCAGAGTGTCTGAGAATACGGATG GAACAAGAAGTGAGGCTCCAGGTGAAGCAtctgaggacagagagagaccgGGCCTTGAAGTCTGTGAAGGAGCGCCTCATCCAG GAGCACATAGAGGAATTAAGCAGCTTGAAATGGGCTCATttaagtgatggaggagctgaaggaggagcagcagcctctctTCGCAAAcagctgcaggccaaagacatgGAGCTCCGGCAGGTCCAGAGGAGAATGGCTCAGTGGAAGGCTCAGACTGCAGCTCGCCTGGCGTTCAGGTTTGAGGAGGAGCTGACGGCTGAGTTGGAGAG AAAAACATCAGAACCTGATGAGAAGATGATGTCTGGACAGGATAAAGACCAGATG GCCACAGTTTgctcctccgctcctcctctcactgcgtcctcctgctcctccgaTGTGGCTTCACTCAAGCTCCTGCGTTACCTCCAGGACAAAGTCAAGCAGCTACGTGTAGAAAACCAGGCCTTCGGCTGGAGCTCGTCATCTGCAACCGCAGTCTCCTCCCATTTATCAGGAGCTGATCCTGCAACAGCGA GTGACCAAAGGACGAGGACCCGCTGGGATTCACAGCCCCGATCAATCAGGACAGCCCCAAGTTAA